The proteins below are encoded in one region of Mycobacterium pseudokansasii:
- a CDS encoding thiolase domain-containing protein, with translation MSARNVAVVGFAHAPHVRRTDGTTNGVEMLMPCFAQLYEELGITKADIGFWCSGSSDYLAGRAFSFISAIDSIGAVPPINESHVEMDAAWALYEAYIKILTGEVDTALVYGFGKSSAGILRRVLSRQTDPYTVAPLWPDSVSMAGLQARLGLDSGKWSELQMARVAFDSFANARRVDSVEPPVSMDDLLERPFFADPLRRHDIAPITDGAAAIVLAADDRARELRENPAWITGIEHRIESPSLGVRNLTESPSTRAAARAATKGHTRNIEVAEICAPFTHQQLILADAINLPGATKINPSGGALAANPMFVAGLERIGFAAQHIWDGSARRVLAHATSGPALQQNLVAVMEGNN, from the coding sequence ATGAGCGCTCGTAATGTCGCGGTGGTCGGCTTCGCCCACGCGCCGCACGTCCGCCGCACCGACGGCACCACCAACGGCGTCGAGATGCTGATGCCGTGCTTCGCCCAGCTCTACGAAGAGCTCGGCATCACCAAGGCCGACATCGGCTTCTGGTGTTCAGGATCCTCGGATTACCTTGCTGGAAGGGCATTTTCGTTCATCTCAGCAATCGACTCGATCGGCGCCGTGCCGCCGATCAACGAATCACACGTCGAGATGGACGCCGCATGGGCACTGTATGAGGCCTACATCAAAATCCTGACCGGCGAGGTCGATACGGCGCTGGTGTACGGCTTCGGCAAGTCCTCCGCCGGAATCCTGCGGCGCGTCCTGTCCCGCCAGACCGACCCCTACACCGTCGCGCCGCTGTGGCCGGATTCGGTGTCCATGGCCGGATTGCAGGCCCGCCTCGGGCTCGACTCCGGTAAGTGGAGCGAGTTGCAAATGGCGCGTGTGGCTTTCGACTCCTTCGCCAATGCCCGCCGGGTGGACTCCGTCGAGCCCCCGGTCAGCATGGACGACCTGCTGGAGCGGCCGTTCTTCGCCGACCCGCTGCGCCGCCACGACATCGCGCCGATCACCGACGGCGCCGCGGCGATCGTCCTCGCAGCCGACGACCGCGCCCGGGAATTGCGGGAGAACCCGGCGTGGATAACGGGTATCGAACATCGCATCGAGTCGCCGTCGCTGGGTGTGCGCAACCTCACCGAATCGCCCTCGACCAGAGCCGCGGCCAGGGCGGCCACCAAGGGTCACACCCGCAATATCGAAGTGGCCGAAATCTGTGCGCCGTTCACCCATCAGCAGCTGATCCTCGCCGATGCCATCAACTTGCCGGGGGCGACGAAGATCAATCCCTCCGGCGGTGCGCTGGCCGCCAACCCCATGTTCGTCGCCGGTCTGGAACGGATCGGCTTTGCCGCCCAACATATCTGGGACGGCTCGGCCCGGCGAGTGCTGGCGCACGCCACCAGTGGGCCTGCGCTGCAACAGAACCTGGTCGCCGTGATGGAAGGGAACAACTGA